The genomic interval ccggatgagtcttgtgtatataagaagtgtaacggaaacgtggtggtatttcttgtactatacgtagatgatattttgttaattggcaacaatgtcaaggtattatcagacataatggtatggttgtccaaacaatttgatatgaaggacttaggagattgtgcacacattcttgggatcaaagttataagggatcgtaagaaaagaatgttgtgtctatcccaagcttcatatatagatacaatccttgctcattttagcatgcaggattccaagaaaggtttcttaccttttagacatggagtaactctatctaaagagatgtctccaaagacatcgaaagagatagaggacatgaaagcagttccttatgcttcggctgtaggaagcctaatgtatgcaatgctatgtacgagacctgatatctgttttggcatggtcagtagatatcgagtaactctggacaaggacattggatgcggtaaagcatatattaaagtacacgagaaggactagagattatatgctagtttaccaagcggacgatctgctccctgtgggttacagggattccaatcgatagggatatgataagtctacatcgggctatgtgtttactttaggaggtggagccatttcatggaggagtgttaatacgtttcggactcaaccatggaagtcgagtatgtagcacctcgaggcgactaaagaagcagtatggctcgggaactttctaatggacttagatgtgattctgatttgcccaaaatcatcacaatttattgtgataatagcgatgcaattgcaaactcgaaggaaccacgagctcataaggcaagtaaacatatagagcgtaagtaccacctacgagatatcgtgaagcgaggagaagttgtcatcgccaagattgcatcggcgataactggcggatcctttcactaaggcccttcaaagcttttgatcggcatgtggaggaatgagaatcagatgtatggtagaagatatggcagcttagtcattagtataagtgggagattgttggagtgtatactgaaagcctaagctttgtaaacattcattatgaataaagaatcacatttggtcaaattgtctacatttgtttgtagttgttcatataatttatattgtagataacatagtatgtggtgtcacatgcagaagatgatgttatcagtaccttataaattataaacagtagctcacgactaaaatggaaaggaacaaaccattagaaggtcgtagtgtaattaggtattagtttatcttgactatataattacactagtacactcagagtgtattgagtaggaccattagaggtcgtttcttttatactgactttataaaggaacaaagacctcagttattatggaagtgtgtactcttaatcctaatataataacaagcacatatgtttgatatttatttctttaatttatcaatgggtgagatttagttcgatgaatcaataaacccgataagttgggaaatggtatcacttatagtgtgtgttgttgattatagaaggaaactgtgtcctagagatactaggttgataatctcctcaagaggagctcataaagattgtcatgttaaaccctgcaggtggacttaatccgacatgataataaagttgagtggtactactcttggatttagatattaattaaatgagttgtcagtaactcacttaattagtggacattcgatatcttaaacacagggagactaacacactcataataagaaggagcccaaaaatgtaatttgggattggtgcggtagttcaatgatagttctctagtggaatgaattatcattgataaaattaagttgtgtgttgggcgcgggatgcttaattttatcgggagaccaaaaccaattcctcctctcggtccctatcgtagcctcttatttatagagttctatacccacctatacccaccttctatacccacccaataggggccggccaagctagcttgggaacaagctagggtaggcctaggtataaaattgggtggccgaccctagcttgaacccaagctagtagggccggccaaattaaattaaaaaagaaatttaattttaatttttattattatgtggaagatataatttaaagagaattaaaattaaaatatctctcttgtaaaagatctacaaaagattaaagaaagagattagatctctttccttatttgtagattggagagatgttttattttctctttaaaaattattcacatgttgataaaattaaaattatagaaatttccttttatcaaccatgaagagattttaaagagaaattttattttttaaaatttccggaaacaaattaggaagttttaattgttgattaaaacttgtccaatttgttctccaatgatgtggccggccatgagattgtaatttgggaaattttattttatttttctcaattaaatcatgtcaaggaaattgaggaaattttattgtaattaaatttcctaatttgcctaggccaaggaatataaaagaaggggtgagggtgccttcatgagacacaacatctattattcctctccctcttttgttccttggtgtggccggccatcctctccctcccttcctcttgtggtggctgaacccttctcttccattggagctcttgtggtggccggatactactcgaagaagaagaagaagaaggagagaaagctagcatctcttggagcttggttagtattttggttttcctccttggtgaagtttttcctttgtggccgaaccttgcttggaggagaagaaggtggttggtggtttctcatctcggaagatcgttgcccatacaacgttcgaggttagaagaggaatacggtagaagatcaagaggtttttactacaaggtataactagtaatttttcctttccgcatcatgctagttatttatggaaataataccaaatacaagatgcttacgttctagaatttcgaatatgttttttcgaagttgtgttcatttgttttttttcttttccttgtgatttgattgttctctttggttaacctaaagttattttaggaaattaaatattatctttctataaaaggttttgtctagtcggtggtggttgctcccatatccaagaaggccatgtgcctcgccacgtcagtactgggaaccaattatggaaattaatatttaatggaattaataacttaaggagacttgggtcgaacgtgttaagttccgcaggagatccaagtcaaaacctaaaagaacaaatagattaagttttggatcaaacgtgttaagttccacaggcgatccaaaatttaatttaaaagaacacatggtagctaggaaaaggttcagacctttgtacaaaatttttttacagtggaacctataggtttttcgggtagcaaccaacacttcttcacccatatggtgaagtagttcctcacacagtactgaatatgtgacacgcccttgatgatgcccccatacatagtctgctattatcctgggatactctggcaatgaatgcatcaatgcccagatcctataactgtccaggactggaaactcttcttgctcaagtttccaaaatagtctatccagccgtctaacatgtccgtcaactccataagcagacttatactctatctcctgaatctcctctcagAGCTGGTTTCGCCGCACTTCACGACGAGTCAATgaggtaatcgtccgtgccatctgaaaaattgaatttaaataagtcagtacaaaaccgactaaccagtacaaaaccagtttaattcaatttatacaggcataccatcattataaatcaagaaaaataaatcttctcaattttcaggagtttaagtcgactgacccattagaccggtcaatcaggagtctggatgttaaacttagtctattgtcctcattagaactaatctaattggacatatGTTCTATTCTCatttaagcccatttgagtcaatcacagacttattaatcaaactcaggttcgtttgactcatccaattgcccattggattaagtctgactcattagaacaaatccaatgtttctgatcaaattttgacacaacggaactaatccggtcatatttgatcagcccaacttatgtaatcaagaatacccaattaattcaataataaaccggaCTGGTTAAACCaataaataatttaaaccagctttaggtatcattgaatcaaattggtctgcCTAAATCAATCAATAATTTAAATCAGACCTGGAtttgattggacaagttggtctggttccatttttgataaattgaaccataaattaattaaatatatatttattaattaataatacattttcttatgtatttaattaattaataaatatatttaattaaagtttaactCATGCACTTGTTTATTTAtcagattaataataataattaattaaatctttaaaCAGTGTTGCATGCAACGAACAcgattttattgttttttttttaaacaaaacacACTGTTCACTACAGCATTTTCGAATCGATCAAAAACtcattcaatcgattcaaaaataGCTTCGCCAAAGAAAACGAtcgtgattttttttttctctaatcgattcatgaatcgattcatTCACTGTCCCGTGAACCTAATCGATTCATTTTCCttctcaatcgattcaaaatgCATGAATCGATTGAGTAATCGATTAAAACAACAAAATGTGCACTGTTCGTGTTTTTTAATTCttgttcaatcgatccatgaatcgatcaaGTAATCTATGCGATTTTTGAATCGATTGTTTAATCGATTCAATTGCACTGCGTTATCTTCTTTTTCgcaacagaagaagaaaaaacgcgAGCTTTTTCGCATCGATTTCCATACTTTCAAAACtatacatgctctgataccattgttggtagttttgagagcatgaaaactaaaacgaagtaattaaaataataatgcggaaaccataaacactcacattgatctcccgaagaaccgcaactGAAGACGCCGGTCGATGAAGTTGCCAATGAACCGCAGGAGACGTCGCTgctgctgtcgccgagaagatcaccacacggaaccttctcggactcttccacaaaccaaatctcgTCCCTAGACGTTCTCTCTTTGCTCACTGATCACCTCGTGCCTCAGTCTCGCTGATTACCTTCGCATCAACCTCTCCTTTTTCATGCCCCGGATCTGTGCTTGGACGCACCTTTAataagaaggctgaggaagacgaaggggaaaggacgccccttcgtctccttggcgtttccaGCAAACTGCCGTTTGCggcagcgaaagggacgaaccctttcgtctcTTGTGTAACGCACAATAGTCAGAGAATATTCTGTTGAAACCTTTTTCAAGGATTATTGTGTCTCCTATCAGCCGACCACTTATGACAGCATATTCCTTCAACAACCTCAGTAAAGGCATAagctataaacgacaaaagagacATACGTATGGATGAACGGAAGATTCTTTGGACAATTATTGCATTTGTCCAAATTGTATATTTTCCTTTATCTAACAATGTCTAACACAGTTTGCCATCTTATGATTGTGAAAGTTATGAGAGATGGTATATAAAAGGACTTCTTCATTGACAGGATACATTCACTGAACATATGAATTCTACTCTCAAGCGCATATTCCTTACTGTTCTTCATTCACCCATCCAGACTGATACAAACTTAAGCGTCATAGGGTTTTCGCCAAGGATTCTTCTTAATTTCTAGGCACTGATATTTTGTTGACTTATCTATGTGTGCACAAGATTAAAAAGGAACCTCTCCGTAAAGTAAAGAATCTTATCTAAATCAACTGTTGATCTATCATATTTAGCATATCATCTCTATCATTTTTCAAACGATCAAAGACTATTATGTTTTGTCATTTATTGTCTGTGCATTTTAACAAGTGTCCCAAAATATACCTTTAAgaaataaatttatcaaaattatcaataaaattctaattaaaaatatatggacatttatattatatatttattaaagGCTTATAGAATTAAAATATAAAGCTAATATATTAGTTGCTATACTTTTTATAGTGATCACTTATGATACTTTTGCTAATTATAATTCAATATATCTTATTTATTTGATATTTGAGATatcactataatcttttaaaattcttattataaaatataaatataaattgttcaatatatatttttttagaaaaaataattacgtGATATTAAAATTTGTGACAATAACATTAAGTAAAAAGagtatttaattttttgattaattaattttccACTGGATGAAGTGACTTGAAGTCTCCTCTAAATGGGCCGTGGCCCAATAAAATCCAAAGCAAAAGCTGTGTGCGAAGCCGAGGAATCCCACCGCCCGTGACTTCCCCTGCTCCGCCCGACGACGGCGTCGACTCATCGTCGGAGTGCCCGCCGATCCCGCGGCCTCCGCGATGGCCCCATCCGTTTCTGAGCGACCACGTTGCGGAGACTCTCCTCCTTTCTTTACCTCAGCGCACTCCCTCGCCGCCAGCGTCCTCTCCCTCCTCCCCTTCTCCCCTTTCAACGCTACCCCGGCAGCGAAGGCAGTGACGGCCCCCGTTTCGTCTCGGACGAACGGATCTCGCTCCATGACCTTGCCCTTTCTCCTCCCGGCTTCCGGATCTTCTTCTCACGGAACCATGAACCAGGGGACAACGTCGCCGTCGGGCTCGGCTATTAGGAGCTTTGCTTCGGGGGTGAGGATTGAGGGGTTGGTGTCGAGCTCCAAGGGTGGAGGCGGGCCGGCTTTCGTGGGACAGGTCTTTAGCATGCTTGATCCCTCCGGCAATGGCCTCATGGCGGTCACCACTCGGTTCGACATCCCTTTCCTCACAAACAGGTCAAACACTTTCCCTTTCCTCTATCACTTCACGACTTTAGGATTTATGGTCAGGAAGCAATTTTGATCCTCGAAGTCATTTTTACCAATTATCATCGAACAATTCTACTCTTTTGGTGATAAAATAATGGTATATATTTAATTCATGAAAGAATAATTCTACTTTTCGCACTATCATGAAGGAAAAATGTGTCATCATTTGGTATATTTTAATCGTCATGTCAATTATCATTTTCTGTGCAGAGCTCCTGCGTGGATCAAAAAAATGCTAGAGTCGATTACTGGCTCAGATAAAAAAGGTCCCGTTTTCCGATTTTTCATGGATTTAGGTGATGCAGGTAAGGGAAGAAACTGGAACAAGTGACTAAAAGTATGCACATGCCGATATTCTCCTCCACCGTTTGAAGGACCATCTGACGTACTTCTCTTTTTTCTAGTTTCGTATGTTAAACACCTCAATGTTCCAACTGGTATGGTGGGTGCTTGCCGCCTTGATGTAGCATATGAGCATTTCAAGGTATGTTCTACTAAATCAAAATACATAGATACTGAATTTTTCTCTTTATGATTCCATTCCTAGAGTAGGCTAAGACTGTCCCGTGACTGATCATTGAGCCAGTAGAATAATTGTGCTGTAAGTGCTATTGACAGAAAACCTACGTTTAACCTTGGTTTATGAAGGTGAGGATTTCAATTAATTCATAAAATCAGCTTCACACTTTTGCCTCTGTGATGCACAAGTCTAAACCTTTATTAGTTTTTGTTATTTTCATTGTATTCTGAATTGGTTCAAATGTACCATGTTACATAATTCTGCTGATACAAATGTTGTCTGCATATCTTACTTGCTTGTTGACATTTGAATCTAAGTCCATGTTTATATACAGTAGACAGGATGCACATTCTACTAAATCTGAATTAGCTGTATCGAATCTGAATTCAGATCTATTCATTTTCAGAACTGGATTAACTGGTGCTACCTATTTCTCATTTAATGCAATAGTTACTATATTATAAGCTGAAAAATGTTGTTGGTTGTATTTAATCCCCCTCAGAACTCTGGCCTAAATTGTTTATATATTCTTCAGTCTTATGTTAATTATTGAGTGTTTAGTATTTCTGTCAGATTTAACTGCAAATAGCTGCTATTTGATGAAATTTGGAGCTGCATTGatgtgaaaatcatttttaattgtATATAGCATCCACATCATGCCTTTACTCTGACCTACTTCAGAATTCAATTCTTTTgtcatatattctaattttgttttcCTATTCTACTATTTGAgatgttattttgttttttttatttgtatttgaggTTTTAGCATCCATTTGCAGGAAAAACCACATATGTTCCAGTTTGTTCCTAACCAGAAACAGGTAAcagatatatttatttatttttattaaagatTATGCATAATCAGTTAGCAATCTGCATTTTTCTCAGGTAAAGGCGGCTAATGAGCTGCTTAAGCAAATTCCTAGAAAACATGGCAGAAGAAAGGTTGATGGCGTTCCTGTTTTTACAGCCCATAATTTAAATATTGCTATAGCAACAAATGATGGACTAAAGTGGTAAGAAGCACATAGAGCTTGTTGAGATTGTGATTAGTCatattttcaattttgtttgTTTTAGCTTAATTCTATTCTTTCATTTTAAAAGCCAATTTTACATTAGATTAGTGAATTGCTACATAAGCTTACAGCAGCATAATCTGCTTTCTAATTTTTTTAGCATGTACGGAGATTTGCTTAATATTCTAGTTTAAGATATTCCAGTATGCTTAAATCTGATTCTGGCCCAGTAATCCTCTCGATAATTGGCTATTAGGGAAACAAAGTAAGGGCTTTAATACCTATTGGttaataattgatttttttaccaaatatatccTCTCTATTTTATTGAAGCAATATATGTATTCAATCATAATCATCATTCTTATTGAGAATAATGACACCGAGTAACATAGATTGGCAGTTGTTTCTTGTATTATGTAATTCTACTTTTGAGTCCAGCTCGTGCAATTGTAGCTTTACATGACCCATGTTTACTAAATGCACTTAAATTATTTACTCTTGTTAAGATTTGTGAGGTTCTCCTTTCTGCAGATGATAAGTGTGTCTTTACTCTATTGACTGTTATTACACCATAAGCCATAAGCTTAGACATGGATTTGAATATTACATAATTGGAATAGTAAACAATCCTTTGGTTTTTGGAGCTTCACTAGGTTATAGCTCACCTGATCTTATTCTAGTTGGCTTAACTGGATATGTTCATGGAAACTTCTTTGCAAGGGAAAAAGAAATGGTTGGTTAGGAATCTATAATAAAAGGTAACTCTTGAACTTGTTCAATAATCGTGCTACTGCTTCACAAACTCTGATGACAGATCTATGAACCTTATGTGTCAATGTTAATTTGTTTCAGGTGTCACCTAGGTTTATTGACTTCCACATTTTTCTTACTGTTAACATTTTCTTCTACATGGATTCAATATCTGATTTGACTCTGCGTGCTCATAATTCCAGGTACATCCCATATTTTTTCGACAAAAATTTACTAGATAATATTCTTGAAGCTTCAATTGATCAACACTTCCATACTATGATCCAAAATCGCCACAAGAAACGACGCCGAGATGCTGTTGATGATAATTTGACAGCAGATGCAATTGAGGAATACAGTGATAGCTTATTTGAGCCTCCAGAGGTGCTTCCATTGTTGATTAATTTGTATTTATTTAAATAAGGAACTCTTGAATTGATGCTCAAATATATGAAATCTGTACCTTTCCTTTTATAGGTTCAAGAAATGATGGATGAAATGGGGCAATATGGAATACCACTAAGTGTCATATCAAAAGCTGCGGAGATTCAACTTCTTGATGTTGTTGATAAAGTGCTTTTAGGAAACAGGTGGTTGAGGAAAGCCACTGGTATTCAGCCAAAGTTCCCTTACTTGGTGGACTCATTTGAAGAAAGGTTTGTAGATTTGGTATTTAGTATTTAAACAACATATAAGACATCAATGCCATGAAAGTTTAAGGCACAATTATTTTCATTTGAAATGGTAATTTATGTCCTTTACCAAAATAAGTTTTACTAAATGAAAACAACAGACATTAGACCATCTCCCTATCCTTGTTTTGTAGCTCGGTTACAGTTTTTGTTTCTATATTCCGTCATCAATTGGTTTAATCATTTGTGTATGAAACAGTAAATTCATTATACTTTTGTACAGATAGCTAGTGGATCACTTTTTGAgacaatttaatttttaaattgaaggACAAGAAATATGTTTATGCTGATTTATGGTAAAATTTTACAGCTACCAATTTTCCTGAGATTTCCCATCTGACTTACCGTGTTTGCTGGAGTTGACTTTTTCCATATTATTggttttttattatttgattttagtCATAAGGTTGAGATTTTCCAACTCATCAGATGGTGGATGAAGATTAATGAGTCCATTGTTGATGAGCATTAGTTTTTGAGTTCCAACCATGGTTTAAAAAACTGTTTCCTGCCCTGCAAAATGGACAGAACTTACTGTTCTGCCCACAGACCGAAATCGGCAATGACACTCCAGAGGTTTCGAGGCCCACGGCTGGCCTCAGAGGCATCGCATGAGCCCCGCAGTGGCGGAGGAGGTGTTGCGTGAGCCCCGTGGCGGCAGAGGACTTGTCGCGCGAGCCTTGTGGCCACGGTGGACTTGTCGCACAAGCCCCTCAGCCGTGGTGCTCGAGCCTCGCGGCGGTTGCTCGAGCCCGGCGGCGGTCGCCCGAGCCCTGCAGTGGTCGCCTGAACCCCGCAACTGCGATGGACTCATCGTGCGAGCCTCGCAGCTGTGGCAGACTCGTCTCGCGAGCAAAACTGTTCAAAtagtaaaattatatatatatatatatatatatatatatttcatttttgtattttaaatatttagattagtttttattcttaattaatatattttatatttaaaaaaatatcaaaaccaTATCGGCACGATACGAAATCGAAATTGTATCATTCCGGTCCAGAACCAAAATTTCAGCACAAGTCGAGTATTTAAACCTTGGTTCTAACAAGGATTGCTTTTAGTCATCAAGCATTGATTTTGGTTGTGTGTCAAGTTGTTCAGGAATGCTTGTGGTTTAATTGACAATTCAGCCAGCCGATGTAAATTATTCGTAGGCTAACCGTTATGCCATCTAGATGGATAGTAGTGGTTCTTGATCTGCTCTTAGTTTCCTAACAAATGATTATGTGGTATCCTAAGTGGGAGTTGTTTTCATTATTCTGCCAATTTTTTTATACATTATGTTGCACCCAAATGTGGAATtgtttttatacaatttttaggTATGCTTAATGATGATGTTGATAGAGAAATGAAGTAGCCCCGTGTTCCTGTTTTAACAGTAATTATGTGGTTTTTTTATATCTATACTAGTGTTGAAATGTTCGGTACAAAAGGTAATGGTGAATTTAATGTGATTATTTTAGTCGCCTGAAAACTCTCATGCTGATTCATGAGATTTTTGTGGATTTTAATTGTCTTCTTTTAGGACTAATTTAACTTGGGAAAACAAATTGCTGGGTTGAAACTCTGATTAGTTATAACTTAGGCTACCTACGAACTCTTCTTTGTTACATTCATCTGATCTTGGTAATTCTCATATTTACATCAAGAGTTCTTGGTGATCTTAGCTACTATACCGCAGCatatattgatttttaatttttatgactGTTTATATTTTCAGGAGTGCCACTTCATCTGCTAGGTCCTCTTTGCGGATTGAAGGTTCTGATAAGAAGCAACCTGGGGCTCCAGATCCTGTTTTACATAATGATCCTGGTTTACATAATGACCTACAAGGAGGAACGCATGATCAATCGTCAaatcaaagtaattttaaatttccattccATGGATTGTTTCAAAATCCCTGGACAAGACAACATCAGGAACAGAAAAATCTTGATGAGCATGTGAACTTGAATCCAAGGTTAGACATTGTTCTTGTTTCTTTTCTGCGTTTTTGGTCCCCATCTTTGTCAAATCTTTGATCATGAATTCAACTCTGCCTAGGTCGGGAATGGATGCTACGAGCAAACCACCACAGAATCCCCTTCTTCCAAAGATCACAATGGTCGGCATTTCCATGTCTGAAGGGCACATGGACAGAACGCACTTGAAGAAGACTATGGAAGACCTAACAAATGAGCTGGAGCAAGCGAGCAATCAGTCAAAACCCGTGGAGGAGATGGATCCCCTTTTCATCGCTAATGTGGGTGATTACTCTAGCCTTACAAGGCTGAACTCATCCTGATCCACCAACAAAAGCAACCTTCTTCAATCCTCGCAATGCTTCATCCTTTGTATATAATTTCATCGACGGGATTCTTTCATATGGCACAGCCATATCGCAAGGCAAGATTCTAAACTGATCCTATCCCATTCTCTCGACTATGGATTTGGTTTAAGTCCTATTTATCTCTGATACCCGGATAACATATTTACCTGTCACTTAAGGTCTCACATTGGCACCAACCAACTTACATTACTTCGAAGTATTCTGTACCGATGGATCTCCGGGCGGCCCATCTCAAGAATTATGATACCTTTTGCCCATTAGTGCCGTTCTTCCAGAATCTGAGCCTTTGGAAGTAATCTTTTTTTGTTACTTCACACCCATAAATTGTGTTGTAATGTTTTTGTTTCCAAGGTGACTTATTCTTCACAGTAGGGTTATGCTCTTGCTTGTTATTCAGCTGACTCAAATGCGTGCGTCTGCTTATTCTTTCAGgtgaatatttttataaaaagtttttattata from Zingiber officinale cultivar Zhangliang chromosome 6B, Zo_v1.1, whole genome shotgun sequence carries:
- the LOC121992633 gene encoding uncharacterized protein LOC121992633, coding for MAPSVSERPRCGDSPPFFTSAHSLAASVLSLLPFSPFNATPAAKAVTAPVSSRTNGSRSMTLPFLLPASGSSSHGTMNQGTTSPSGSAIRSFASGVRIEGLVSSSKGGGGPAFVGQVFSMLDPSGNGLMAVTTRFDIPFLTNRAPAWIKKMLESITGSDKKGPVFRFFMDLGDAVSYVKHLNVPTGMVGACRLDVAYEHFKEKPHMFQFVPNQKQVKAANELLKQIPRKHGRRKVDGVPVFTAHNLNIAIATNDGLKWYIPYFFDKNLLDNILEASIDQHFHTMIQNRHKKRRRDAVDDNLTADAIEEYSDSLFEPPEVQEMMDEMGQYGIPLSVISKAAEIQLLDVVDKVLLGNRWLRKATGIQPKFPYLVDSFEERSATSSARSSLRIEGSDKKQPGAPDPVLHNDPGLHNDLQGGTHDQSSNQSNFKFPFHGLFQNPWTRQHQEQKNLDEHVNLNPRSGMDATSKPPQNPLLPKITMVGISMSEGHMDRTHLKKTMEDLTNELEQASNQSKPVEEMDPLFIANVGDYSSLTRLNSS